One region of Thiorhodovibrio frisius genomic DNA includes:
- a CDS encoding helix-turn-helix domain-containing protein has protein sequence MKDNIISGNSRLACGCIETDDPIIFEATSRPWEVLSEPLGTQSFYNLKHYVATESVVLYREYFSAPTRLRGISPPGMLVVVVPLQLGEGTRFFGRDPQSSVINFSAPGPLDAVVDAHNAHFILLMGVEFLQRELGEEATLLLETAVQRRSLAVEPEDFAAFCDWLDHILATAGPRSARGQVRRRIIRKARPNPEKAEQLTAVLEHQMPRRLLALCRAPGRKLLRPRVGKSRSAVISRALDYLTNGPSSMPSVGELCQVAGAKQRTLEYAFEERFGLSPLRFVKVYRLHQVRRDLAAAKPRSTRVADVAAAHGFRHLSRFSLEYKELFDELPSKTLARKPRVVSAAPLICSSDFPLKQSPLRSSGVNAGTA, from the coding sequence ATGAAAGACAACATCATTAGCGGTAACAGCCGCCTGGCGTGTGGCTGCATCGAAACGGACGATCCCATTATTTTTGAGGCAACGTCGCGGCCCTGGGAAGTGCTGTCCGAGCCTCTCGGGACGCAGAGCTTCTACAACCTTAAGCATTATGTGGCGACTGAATCGGTGGTGCTGTATCGCGAGTATTTTTCGGCGCCAACGCGTTTGCGGGGCATCTCGCCGCCGGGCATGCTGGTGGTGGTCGTCCCGCTGCAGCTCGGAGAAGGCACCCGCTTCTTTGGGCGTGATCCTCAGTCATCGGTGATTAACTTCAGCGCTCCAGGGCCGCTCGATGCCGTTGTGGATGCCCATAATGCGCATTTCATCCTGCTGATGGGGGTCGAGTTCCTGCAACGCGAACTGGGTGAGGAGGCGACACTGCTGCTTGAAACCGCCGTCCAACGCCGCAGCCTGGCGGTGGAGCCGGAGGATTTCGCCGCTTTCTGCGACTGGTTGGATCACATCCTCGCCACAGCGGGCCCGCGGAGTGCGCGCGGACAGGTCAGACGCAGGATCATCAGAAAAGCCAGGCCGAATCCTGAGAAGGCCGAGCAACTCACTGCGGTGTTGGAGCACCAGATGCCGCGACGTCTGCTCGCCCTCTGTCGGGCTCCGGGCAGAAAGTTGCTCCGCCCTCGCGTTGGGAAATCGCGCTCAGCAGTTATCAGTCGGGCACTCGACTATTTGACCAACGGCCCGTCGTCAATGCCTAGCGTGGGCGAGCTGTGCCAGGTGGCCGGTGCCAAGCAGCGCACGCTCGAATATGCCTTTGAGGAGCGCTTTGGTTTGAGTCCACTGCGTTTCGTCAAAGTGTATCGGTTGCATCAGGTGCGGCGCGATTTGGCCGCAGCCAAGCCCAGATCAACTCGGGTAGCGGACGTGGCGGCCGCACACGGATTTCGACACCTGAGCCGTTTTTCTCTGGAGTACAAAGAACTCTTTGATGAGTTGCCATCGAAAACGCTTGCCCGCAAGCCCCGGGTGGTTTCCGCCGCGCCCCTGATTTGCTCAAGCGATTTTCCGCTCAAGCAATCCCCACTTCGCTCGTCGGGCGTCAACGCGGGTACAGCTTAG